Genomic DNA from Alkalihalobacterium alkalinitrilicum:
TATAGACATGGGAGGGTGAGCATGGATCGGTTTATTAAGTATCATAATAAATTTGATGATTTTCTTGTAATGATAGCTGCTGGTAGTATATTTCTAATGATGCTCTTAATATTTTCAGACGTTCTTCTGAGAAATCTTTTTAATAGTCCGATTATTGGGACAGTAGAGATAACTGGGGAGTATTTGATGGCAATTATCGTTTACTTTTCTATAAGTTACACTCTTAAAGAAAGAGGGCATGTAAGTGTAGATTTATTAAAGGATAAAGTCTCCTTAGGATGGAGTAAGTTTTTTGGAATAGTTACGAATCTATTAGCCATAATTGCATTTGTTGCATTAGGCATTGCTAATTTCGGAATGGGGATGGATTATTTCTCCAATGGGATTACTTCAAGAGGTCTACTGGACTATCCACTTTGGCCAGCTTTAATGATCATTTCACTAGGCTTGTTATCATTTTGTGTTAGGTTATTAATTGATTCTATTAATATATTGAGGAATAAGAATGATCAATATACTCAGGAATAATGGACCAAGACAAGAGAAAAGGAGGTATGATACGTGCTTTTACTAATGGCTATATTATTAATTATCTTGTTATTCATAAGAATGCCAATAGCCTTTGTACTTCTTGTTGTTGGTTCAATCGGAACCATTACTTTAATTGGTTATGATCCTTTAACTGGAATTTATTCAACAACTGCCTACAGGAGTATAAATAATTTTACATTTAGTACAATCCCTCTATTTATATTGATGGCTCATTTTATGTCTAAAAGTAGAATAGCAGATGACCTATTTGAGTGTATATTAAGATGGATCGGTCATAAACCTGGTGGGGTGGGTGTTTCAACCGTTTTAGGAAGTGCAGGGTTCGGAACACTAACTGGGTCAAGTATTGCCGCAACAACCGTAATGTCTGAAATTGCTGTTCCAAAAATGATCAAAGCCAAATACCCAGACTGGTTTGCTTCTGGATTAGTGGCTACATCATCTGGAACATTAGCTGTTATGATACCTCCAAGTATTCCATTAATTATATATGGAATTCAAACGGAAAACTCTATAGGAAAACTATTGATTGCTGGAATTTTACCTGGTCTATTACTTGCTTTTTTATTATGTATAACTGTTATTTGGGTCGGTATAAAAGAAAATAGTAAGACAGAACGTTATTCTTGGAAAGAGAGATGGCAATCCACAATCAAAATATGGCCATCTGTTCTATTAATCTTGCTTGTCTTAAGTTTTATATATTTTGGATTTGGGACAACAACAGAAGCTGCCTCTTTTGGTGCCTTTGGCGCAATGGTAATTGGTTTAACCATGAGAAGGTTAAATTGGAAAATGATCGTAGAGTCACTTGTAACAACAGCGAAACAATCGGGGATGATATTCATTATTGTCGTTGGTGCACATGTATTTACGTATTATGTGACGATGACAAGAGTGACGCAAGATATTTTAGCATTTATACAAGCAAGTGGTATGTCAACGTGGATGATCTTAGCAGCTATAGTAATCCTTTACCTAATTTTGGGTATGTTTATGGATTTGTTAGGGTCACTATTAGTTACTTTACCTCTTGTTTATCCTCTATTATTAGGGCTCGGTTATGATCCAATATGGGCTGGAATTGTCATTGTATTACTTCTTGAAATTGGATTGGTAACGCCTCCTGTAGGAATTAATATATATATCACTAGTCAACATTCTGGGGTTCCAGTAAATACTGTATTAAGAGGAAGCTGGCTTTTCATAGGGGTTGTATTGTTAGCAGCAATACTCTTAATCATTTTTCCTGAAATTGTTTTGTTTTTACCATCAATAATGTAGATC
This window encodes:
- a CDS encoding TRAP transporter small permease, with the protein product MDRFIKYHNKFDDFLVMIAAGSIFLMMLLIFSDVLLRNLFNSPIIGTVEITGEYLMAIIVYFSISYTLKERGHVSVDLLKDKVSLGWSKFFGIVTNLLAIIAFVALGIANFGMGMDYFSNGITSRGLLDYPLWPALMIISLGLLSFCVRLLIDSINILRNKNDQYTQE
- a CDS encoding TRAP transporter large permease, which encodes MLLLMAILLIILLFIRMPIAFVLLVVGSIGTITLIGYDPLTGIYSTTAYRSINNFTFSTIPLFILMAHFMSKSRIADDLFECILRWIGHKPGGVGVSTVLGSAGFGTLTGSSIAATTVMSEIAVPKMIKAKYPDWFASGLVATSSGTLAVMIPPSIPLIIYGIQTENSIGKLLIAGILPGLLLAFLLCITVIWVGIKENSKTERYSWKERWQSTIKIWPSVLLILLVLSFIYFGFGTTTEAASFGAFGAMVIGLTMRRLNWKMIVESLVTTAKQSGMIFIIVVGAHVFTYYVTMTRVTQDILAFIQASGMSTWMILAAIVILYLILGMFMDLLGSLLVTLPLVYPLLLGLGYDPIWAGIVIVLLLEIGLVTPPVGINIYITSQHSGVPVNTVLRGSWLFIGVVLLAAILLIIFPEIVLFLPSIM